TAATAGATTCACCTTCTCTTTAGCAAGCAGATCCTATCCGCAGCGTTTCTTTCACTTTTGCGCATAAATCTCGTCCACAGGATGATTTATGCAACAAGGCCCTAATTCTCTGCATTCTAATCTCAACTCAACATCTATTAGATAGCAGAAATATTGATTGCATCGGCGGAATGATTTAGCCTTCTGCAGACTTAAAAGAAGATCTTAAATGCGAAAAATCCCCATGGATAGCTTAAGCATATTTCAAACATATAAAAAAGAGATTTTTAAAAAAAATTTTTGCTACTCTTTAGCAGTTTCTTATTAGCTAAACGCTTTGAAACAACGAGGTCAAAATTAGAATATTTTTAAATTTTAAACAAAAAAACACATAGAGAAATTATTATTCTGTAAAATGGTTGCATGAACTTAAATGACACCTCACATTCTATGGATCCTAACTTCGAATGCCTTCACTGTAATGCCAAGCTTTTGCTCCCTCGGAATCAAGCAATCTTATTTTGTCCAGTTTGCGGAAAATCTATTCTCGAAGAACAAAAAAATATTTCTCCACCTCATGATACTACCGATGTAATTACCCTAGTACAAGGACATGCCCCTCAAAAAGAAAATATTCAATATTCCATAGGCTCATACCAAATTGTCAACAGTATTGGCAAAGGTGGAATGGGGGAAGTCCTTTTAGCATACGACACTGTTTGTGGCCGAAAAATTGCTCTAAAAAAAATTCGGAAAGATCTCGTTTCTTTAGGAAATATTCAGAATCGATTCCTTAAGGAAGCTCGTATCACCTGTCAGCTTACACACCCAGCCATTATTCCTATTTATAGTATTCATAAAGACCCAGACCTTGCTTATTATACGATGCCCTTTGTTGAAGGCGAGACCCTCAAGCAAATTTTGAGAAAGACACGTATTCAAGAAAAAAAAGGTGAGCGGCTTGATCACGTCGGGGGATCTATCCCTGCTTTAATAAGGATCTTCATTACAATCTGTCAAGCTGTTGGATATGCTCACTCAAAAGGTGTTTTACACAGGGATCTCAAACCTGAAAATATTATTATTGGGAAGTATGGAGAGGTTATGATCCTCGACTGGGGATTGGCCAAACTACTTCAAGATCTCTCTGATTCCCATGGCTCAGAAGAAGAACTCAAAGCATCTGAAAATTGGCATCATTTAACAAGAATCGGAAAAGTTGTTGGTACAGTTTCATACATGGCACCTGAACGAGGCCTAGGACAACCTGCCACGATTCAGACAGATATCTATGCCCTCGGAGTGATTCTTTACCAAATGCTCACGTTACGCCTTCCTTTTCGAAGAGGCTCACTGAAAGAATTTCGAGAAGGAATGTCTAAAGAAACACTTTCTGATCCAGTTGAAATTGCACCTTACCGAGATGTTCCTAAAATTCTCGCGACAATTGCAACACGATGTTTGGCTGTTAATCCCTCCCAAAGGTACCACTCCGCTGACGAGCTAATTCGAGACCTTGAAAATTACATTGAAGGGCGTACGGAATGGTTTCAAATTGCTGAGTTGGATGTAAATAACAAACAAGATTGGGAGTTTCAAGAAAATATCCTTATTGCGGAACATACGGCAATCACTCGGAATACCGAAATATCTGAATGGGTCAGCTTGATGATCTCTAAGGCTTCATTTGCAGAAAATATTCGCATTGAAGCAAAAGTGCGTCTTGAAAAACAGTGTATGGGACTTGGCTTTTTGCTTAACGTTCCTGAATTTTCGGAACGCAGAAACATTAATGACGGCTACTGTCTCTGGATAGGATCTGACCAAAATAAGAATACAAAGCTTTTAAAATCTTCTTTAGAAGTTTTACTTGCTGAGGAAATTTTTTTACAAAGAGAAGAATGGTACCAAGTTAAAATTGAAAAAGTTGATAACACTATTAGGTTTTACCTCAATGATATTTTACAATTTTCCTATATTAGCCGTATGCCTTTAGTAGGGACACATGTCGGATTAATTGCTAGAGACGCTGACTTCGAATTGAGGGACTTTTTTATTTATGTAGGCAGCCAAAATATTACCGTCAATTGCCTGGCTGTCCCTGATGCGTTCCTTGCTCATAAAGACTATCAAACAGCTCTCTCTGAATACCGCAGAATTGGCTATGCCTTTCCAGGCAGAGCTGAGGGAAGGGAAGCCATTTTACGTGCAGGGATCACACTACTTGAACAAGCAAAAAACACAGCCAATCGCCCTGCTTCCAATGAGCTCCTTGATGCAAGCCTTAATGAGTTTGAAAAACTTCATAGCACAGCTGGAGCCCCTTTAGAGTATCTTGGAAAAGCACTTGTCTACCAATTTATGAAAGATGATGAGGAAGAAATTAAGTGCTTTGAGCTTGCTGCAAGAAGATACAAAAAGCATCCGCTTCTCCATGTGCTAGAAGATCAAGCAATCTTCAGAATGCAAGAAAGCTCACGTACTGATCGAAAGGCAACTTATAATTTTCTCCTCCTTACCTTACGCTTTATTCAGCGTTACATTCAATCAAATCAGGTGCAAAAGCTGATCACAAGCTTAAAAAAACATTGGGAACCTCTGCCGTTCGTTGATCCTGATCCGCTATTAGACCCTCAAAGTTCGATTCCCCTCGCCATCTCTCTAGCTTTCTGGCTAGATAAGCCTTATATCCTTGAAGAGATCATTGAGGAGCTAAAGAAAATGGAGCCTCGGCCATTGGCCTCCATTGCTAATGCCCTCTATTGTCTCATTGAGCTTGGGCACCACAGTGTGGTAAGCGATTTGCTTAAAAAGTTGCCTCGGAATCACGAATCCTTTGCTATTTTGAAAGTCATCAATGAAACCGACGTTTCTTGTTTACGAAATTCTCTCGAGCAACTCTCCGTTATCAATGGCGAAAGCAGCGATAACAATCGAGCTTTAGATTATTTGCTAGGTAAGGCAATTGATCTCAAAGAAACCTCACTAATCTATGATTTCACTTCTCCGAGCCCGACATTATCTTCCCAATGCTTTAGAATTTGGGCTCTTTTACTAGACCATAAAACCAAAGAAGCAGCCGAAATTTTGCATACTTTTTCTTTCGAAGCTTTAAGCCGAGAAACCTCCTTTCTTTATTTTCTCTACGGTTGCTGGCTATTTGCTACGGAAGGCAAGGAAATTGCTCAAGTACATTTCTCAGGGGTTTTGGATGTCCCTTATCCCAGAACCTATACTTTAGGAAGTCACTTTATCAACTGCAGATTAACGGAAGGTTGGTTCAGAAAAGCATTTAATTGGGAGAAAAAGCAACTGAATAGACAAATTGAACTACTGACTACAATCCAAGCCCTCTAGAGTGAATATTTAGTTCACGGGAACATAAGTCCCATCTTGTTTCCTTTTAAGCTTAGAGTGGAGATGTCTTATTACGCGCCGGTGAAACGGAGGCTTTTCTCCGGGCAATGACTCAGAATCAATAGCTTTTAACTCTTTATCTAATCTTTTTTGGGCATAAATCGTTATTCCTACAAGGGTTAAGGAGACGCTAGCACTAACCCCTATCAATGCCCATCCCAAGGGAGCAATTGGAGAAGGTGCAAACATGAGTATGGCAATCCCCACCATTCCCGTCAAAGCTGCAGTCATGGCAAGCGTATAACCAAATTGCTTTAAATGAAAACGATATTTTACAGCCTTTAGAGCACTTTTAATATCCTTTTCTTGTAAGTCTCCGCTCTT
The DNA window shown above is from Chlamydiales bacterium STE3 and carries:
- a CDS encoding Serine/threonine-protein kinase PknD (Product derived from UniProtKB/Swiss-Prot:Q6MAN0;Gene name derived from UniProtKB/Swiss-Prot:Q6MAN0;EC number derived from UniProtKB/Swiss-Prot:Q6MAN0), which encodes MNLNDTSHSMDPNFECLHCNAKLLLPRNQAILFCPVCGKSILEEQKNISPPHDTTDVITLVQGHAPQKENIQYSIGSYQIVNSIGKGGMGEVLLAYDTVCGRKIALKKIRKDLVSLGNIQNRFLKEARITCQLTHPAIIPIYSIHKDPDLAYYTMPFVEGETLKQILRKTRIQEKKGERLDHVGGSIPALIRIFITICQAVGYAHSKGVLHRDLKPENIIIGKYGEVMILDWGLAKLLQDLSDSHGSEEELKASENWHHLTRIGKVVGTVSYMAPERGLGQPATIQTDIYALGVILYQMLTLRLPFRRGSLKEFREGMSKETLSDPVEIAPYRDVPKILATIATRCLAVNPSQRYHSADELIRDLENYIEGRTEWFQIAELDVNNKQDWEFQENILIAEHTAITRNTEISEWVSLMISKASFAENIRIEAKVRLEKQCMGLGFLLNVPEFSERRNINDGYCLWIGSDQNKNTKLLKSSLEVLLAEEIFLQREEWYQVKIEKVDNTIRFYLNDILQFSYISRMPLVGTHVGLIARDADFELRDFFIYVGSQNITVNCLAVPDAFLAHKDYQTALSEYRRIGYAFPGRAEGREAILRAGITLLEQAKNTANRPASNELLDASLNEFEKLHSTAGAPLEYLGKALVYQFMKDDEEEIKCFELAARRYKKHPLLHVLEDQAIFRMQESSRTDRKATYNFLLLTLRFIQRYIQSNQVQKLITSLKKHWEPLPFVDPDPLLDPQSSIPLAISLAFWLDKPYILEEIIEELKKMEPRPLASIANALYCLIELGHHSVVSDLLKKLPRNHESFAILKVINETDVSCLRNSLEQLSVINGESSDNNRALDYLLGKAIDLKETSLIYDFTSPSPTLSSQCFRIWALLLDHKTKEAAEILHTFSFEALSRETSFLYFLYGCWLFATEGKEIAQVHFSGVLDVPYPRTYTLGSHFINCRLTEGWFRKAFNWEKKQLNRQIELLTTIQAL